One window from the genome of Cricetulus griseus strain 17A/GY chromosome 2, alternate assembly CriGri-PICRH-1.0, whole genome shotgun sequence encodes:
- the LOC113834408 gene encoding MLV-related proviral Env polyprotein-like: MDRTPHSKSFKDKTLSYTLLLIGCLFTPHVATNPHRVYNITWKIANLGTGEIANLSTYIGTLHDGFPPLYVDLCDLVGSDWDPSDQEPFPGYGCHHPGGRIGTRSKDFYVCPGHKPTHGCGGPQEGYCARWGCETTGEAYWKPSSSWDFITLKRREIPGYAGKGPWRCGQRACGPCYDSAGGGGFQGATPGGKCNPLILRFTDAGKRTTWDSPKVWGLRLHRAGKDPVTLFSLYRQITPLSQQSVGPNIVIADQRSPTHFQVPKPPTVPKAITPTPGAVTFSPTPDALNIEITRDPPGTRDRLLQLIQGVYQALNFSDPNKTQECWLCLVSRPPYYEGVAILGNYSNQTSAPTSCGAAMQHKLTISEVSGKGLCIGRIPSSHQELCNQVEPLSQDSRYLVAPYGTYWACSTGLTPCVSTTVLNTTIDFCILIELWPKVTYHQPEYVYSVLEKSTRYKREPISFTVALLLGGITMGGIAAGIGTGTVALQGINHFKLLQQAMHTDIQVLEESVSALEKSLTSLSEVVLQNRRGLDLLFLQEGGLCAALKEECCFYADHTGIVRDSMAKLRERLKQRQQLFESQQGWFEGWFAKSPWLTTLISTLMGPLVILFLILIFGPCILNKLTQFIRERLSVVQALVLTQQYHQLKQIDPEYLETSE; the protein is encoded by the coding sequence ATGGACCGCACACCGCACTCAAAATCCTTTAAAGATAAGACTCTCTCGTACACCCTCCTGTTGATTGGTTGTCTGTTTACCCCCCATGTAGCAACTAACCCCCACAGGGTTTATAATATCACCTGGAAAATAGCCAATCTAGGGACCGGGGAAATAGCCAACCTCAGCACTTATATAGGGACTCTACATGATGGGTTCCCTCCTCTCTATGTCGACCTATGTGACTTAGTAGGGTCTGATTGGGATCCCTCTGACCAGGAACCATTCCCAGGGTACGGATGCCACCACCCTGGGGGAAGGATAGGAACAAGAAGCAAGGATTTTTATGTTTGCCCCGGCCATAAACCAACTCATGGCTGCGGGGGGCCGCAGGAAGGGTACTGTGCAAGATGGGGATGTGAAACCACAGGGGAGGCTTACTGGAAACCCTCTTCCTCTTGGGATTTCATCACTCTCAAACGGAGGGAGATCCCAGGGTACGCAGGGAAAGGACCATGGAGATGTGGGCAAAGAGCCTGCGGACCTTGTTATGATAGTGCCGGAGGGGGAGGTTTTCAAGGCGCCACCCCCGGAGGAAAATGCAACCCTCTCATCCTAAGGTTCACAGATGCTGGAAAAAGAACTACTTGGGATAGTCCTAAGGTCTGGGGACTCAGGCTGCACCGAGCAGGGAAAGATCCGGTGACTTTATTCTCCCTGTACAGACAAATTACTCCCCTAAGCCAACAATCAGTTGGGCCAAACATAGTAATAGCGGACCAGAGATCCCCAACCCATTTTCAAGTCCCTAAACCCCCTACCGTTCCTAAAGCTATCACTCCTACACCAGGTGCTGTcaccttctcccccaccccagatgCCCTAAACATCGAGATAACCAGAGACCCTCCAGGTACCAGAGATAGATTATTACAATTAATCCAAGGAGTTTACCAAGCCTTAAATTTTTCAGACCCCAACAAGACTCAGGAATGCTGGTTATGCCTAGTTTCCCGGCCCCCATATTATGAAGGCGTGGCAATACTGGGCAACTACTCCAACCAGACCTCAGCACCTACCAGTTGCGGAGCTGCTATGCAGCACAAGCTCACAATATCTGAGGTCTCAGGAAAGGGGCTATGCATAGGCAGGATTCCTTCCTCACATCAAGAATTATGTAACCAAGTAGAGCCATTATCTCAGGACAGCCGATACCTTGTTGCCCCTTATGGAACTTATTGGGCTTGCAGTACTGGGTTGACTCCCTGTGTCTCTACCACTGTTCTCAACACCACCattgacttttgtatattgatagaACTTTGGCCCAAAGTCACATACCACCAACCTGAATATGTTTACAGCGTACTAGAGAAATCAACCCGATATAAGAGGGAGCCAATATCCTTTACCGTGGCCCTATTATTAGGAGGAATAACAATGGGGGGCATAGCAGCCGGCATAGGGACCGGAACCGTTGCCCTACAGGGAATTAATCATTTTAAGCTTCTACAACAAGCCATGCACACGGATATCCAGGTCCTAGAAGAGTCAGTCAGTGCACTCGAGAAATCCTTAACATCACTCTCTGAGGTGGTCCTGCAAAACAGACGGggattagatttattatttttacaggaAGGGGGGCTATGTGCTGCCCTCAAGGAAGAATGCTGCTTTTATGCAGATCATACAGGAATAGTTAGGGATAGCATGGCCAAACTTAGGGAGAGGCTAAAACAGAGGCAACAGCTATTTGAGTCTCAACAAGGATGGTTCGAGGGATGGTTCGCTAAATCCCCCTGGTTGACTACCCTTATATCCACGCTCATGGGACCTCTGGTTATTCTATTTTTGATCCTCATATTTGGTCCCTGCATTCTGAACAAACTGACTCAATTCATCAGAGAACGACTATCTGTTGTACAGGCCTTAGTCTTAACTCAACAATATCATCAGCTAAAGCAAATAGATCCAGAGTATCTAGAGACCTCTGAATGA
- the LOC113834409 gene encoding bromodomain-containing protein 4-like, whose product MTGHFPSLFGEGPRLEGFAIFTGDEEGGPPSSTLSQFLLSTLCRNRAAKVCSVLFGLCLVAVICALLSLETMGQTVTTPLSLTLSHWKDVQEYAHNQSVNVRKRKWITLCSSEWPTFDVGWPRDGTFNPQTIFQIKEKIMDPGPHGHPDQVAYIVTWEALVQDPPPWVRPFLHPKGPSLLPPSNRSNRPIPSAPTPPTPLIPPNPPSHSNLYPTVVKDTKAKEKKTPKVLPPGEDQLVDLLTEEPPPYPPLPPPPEAEADSAAALAEAAPDPSPMAYRLRGRREQPVPDSTTLPLRTGLNGQPQYWPFSASDLYNWKNNNPSFSADPVRLTSLIESVLTTHQPTWDDCQQLLQVLLTSEEKQRVLLEARKNVPGVNGQPTQLPNEIDAACPLERPEWDFTTEAGRTHLRLYRQLLVAGLRGAGRRPTNLAQVKQIIQGAEESPAAFLERLKEAYRMYTPYNPEDPGQATNVSMSFIWQSAPDIRNKLQRLENLQGYTLQDLLKEAERIFNKRETQTEREERWRKETQEREERLRQEAEEKEVARDRKRNKEMSRLLATVVTGQRQNRQRDDRRGPHLDRDQCAYCKEKGHWARECPKNPRAKLPPPRVSDLLNLED is encoded by the coding sequence ATGACTGGACATTTTCCCAGTCTCTTTGGAGAAGGCCCTCGGCTTGAGGGATTTGCAATCTTTACTGGGGACGAGGAAGGAGGGCCCCCTTCCTCGACTCTCTCTCAATTCCTTCTGTCGACTCTCTGTCGAAACCGCGCTGCGAAAGTCTGTTCTGTGTTATTCGGTCTTTGTCTTGTAGCTGTCATTTGTGCCCTCCTAAGCCTAGAAACTATGGGGCAAACTGTCACCACTCCTTTGTCCCTAACACTCTCCCACTGGAAAGATGTACAGGAATATGCTCATAACCAATCTGTTAATGTGCGTAAACGCAAATGGATTACTCTTTGTTCTTCAGAATGGCCGACCTTTGATGTAGGCTGGCCGCGAGATGGTACCTTTAACCCCCAGACTATATTCCAGATAAAAGAGAAGATTATGGATCCTGGACCACACGGGCATCCCGATCAAGTGGCTTATATCGTCACTTGGGAGGCTTTGGTTCAGGACCCCCCTCCCTGGGTACGTCCTTTCTTACATCCCAAgggcccctctctccttcccccctctaaCCGCTCCAACCGACCCATTCCTTCGGCCCCTACACCTCCCACTCCTTTGATTCCTCCCAACCCCCCTTCCCATTCCAACCTTTACCCTACCGTGGTGAAAGACACTAAGGCTAAAGAAAAGAAGACACCTAAGGTACTCCCTCCGGGAGAAGACCAGTTGGTTGATCTATTAACGGAGGAGCCCCCGCCATATCCGCCACTGCCGCCCCCACCAGAGGCAGAAGCGGACTCCGCTGCTGCCTTGGCGGAAGCGGCCCCTGACCCTTCACCAATGGCTTATCGACTAAGAGGTCGTAGGGAGCAGCCCGTTCCAGATTCAACCACTCTGCCCCTCCGAACTGGGCTGAACGGCCAACCTCAGTATTGGCCATTCTCAGCATCGGACCTCTATaactggaaaaataataatccttcTTTTTCTGCAGACCCCGTGAGGCTGACATCTCTCATAGAGTCGGTACTCACGACTCACCAACCCACCTGGGATGATTGTCAGCAGCTTTTGCAGGTCCTTTTAACCTCGGAAGAGAAACAGCGCGTGCTACTAGAAGCACGAAAAAATGTCCCAGGAGTAAACGGGCAGCCCACCCAGCTACCCAATGAAATTGATGCGGCTTGCCCTCTTGAAAGACCTGAATGGGATTTTACCACCGAAGCAGGTAGGACCCACCTGCGTCTCTATCGCCAGTTGCTGGTAGCGGGACTCCGGGGGGCAGGACGCAGACCCACTAATTTGGCCCAGGTGAAGCAGATAATACAGGGTGCGGAGGAATCACCTGCCGCTTTTCTAGAGAGATTGAAAGAAGCGTACAGGATGTATACTCCCTATAATCCGGAAGATCCAGGTCAGGCCACCAACGTTTCTATGTCCTTTATTTGGCAATCAGCCCCGGACATAAGAAACAAGCTTCAAAGGCTAGAAAATCTACAGGGATATACACTCCAAGATTTGTTGAAGGAAGCAGAACGTATTTTTAATAAGagggaaacacagacagaaagagaagaacgttggaggaaggaaactcaggagagagaggaaagactaAGACAGGAAGCTGAGGAAAAAGAGGTTGCGAGAGACCGTAAGCGGAATAAAGAAATGAGCAGGTTATTGGCCACAGTAGTGACAGgccagagacagaatagacagagggATGACAGAAGGGGGCCCCACCTGGACAGGGACCAATGTGCTTACTGTAAAGAAAAAGGACATTGGGCAAGAGAATGCCCTAAGAACCCCCGGGCCAAGCTTCCACCGCCAAGGGTTTCTGACCTCCTGAACCTAGAAGATTAG